A genomic segment from Malus domestica chromosome 05, GDT2T_hap1 encodes:
- the LOC103435422 gene encoding probable BOI-related E3 ubiquitin-protein ligase 3, translating to MAVEARHLNLFPSQLIPNRDMMNPIQGNGNLYNTQIGYGVPLSAGGVAAEALLPTYNSVIADSIMPPKTSTMKSDSGLTYNVPIPLPRKRSRESVTNGISPSFSYPAPPLTNYKNCGPFSFLGEDISLHVQQQQFDVDRLISQHMEKVRLEVEEKRKRQARRIMEAIEVGMAKRLRAKEEEIEKMGKLNWALEERVKSLCVENQIWRDLAQANEATANALRTNLEQVLAHQAKDDDNRQNDANAAALMDDAQSCCGSSGEDEGRNDGVVGLDGWRTVKGTTSAKAAEAHVGDEGTSRACRSSTSRWCRSCGKEEACVLLLPCRHLCLCTVCGSSLHTCPICKSTKNASVHVNMS from the exons ATGGCTGTTGAAGCCCGGCATCTCAATCTCTTCCCTTCCCAACTCATACCCAACAG gGACATGATGAATCCGATTCAGGGGAACGGAAATCTGTACAATACCCAGATTGGGTACGGAGTGCCGTTATCCGCCGGAGGAGTGGCGGCGGAGGCTCTGCTGCCGACGTACAACTCCGTGATCGCCGATTCCATAATGCCTCCGAAGACCTCCACCATGAAATCCGACAGTGGCCTCACCTACAACGTCCCGATTCCTCTCCCAAGAAAGCGGTCCAGAGAATCTGTTACCAACGGCATCAGCCCTTCGTTTTCGTACCCGGCTCCGCCGTTAACCAACTACAAAAACTGCGGCCCTTTCTCTTTTCTCGGCGAGGACATTTCTCTGCACGTGCAGCAGCAGCAGTTCGACGTCGACCGTCTCATTTCCCAACAC ATGGAGAAGGTGAGATTGGAAGTCGAGGAGAAGAGGAAGCGGCAGGCGCGGCGGATAATGGAGGCGATTGAGGTCGGGATGGCGAAGCGGCTGAGGGCTAAAGAGGAAGAgattgaaaaaatggggaagcTGAATTGGGCGCTGGAAGAGCGCGTCAAGTCGTTGTGCGTAGAGAATCAAATATGGCGCGACCTGGCTCAGGCCAACGAAGCCACCGCCAATGCCCTCCGAACCAACCTCGAGCAGGTCCTGGCTCACCAGGCCAAGGACGACGACAACCGGCAAAACGACGCCAACGCCGCCGCGCTCATGGACGACGCCCAGTCATGCTGCGGAAGCAGCGGCGAGGACGAGGGTCGAAACGACGGAGTCGTGGGGTTAGACGGGTGGCGCACTGTCAAGGGTACAACTAGTGCTAAGGCTGCGGAGGCGCATGTCGGGGATGAAGGTACAAGCAGGGCATGCAGGTCGAGTACAAGTAGGTGGTGCAGGAGTTGCGGGAAGGAGGAGGCCTGCGTGTTGCTTTTGCCTTGCCGGCACCTTTGCTTGTGTACGGTGTGCGGATCATCGCTGCATACTTGCCCCATCTGTAAATCCACCAAGAACGCTAGTGTGCATGTTAACATGTCTTAG
- the LOC103427948 gene encoding protein WHAT'S THIS FACTOR 1 homolog, chloroplastic-like, translating into MHWRTTVPRFHQLFKTSHLCKTEAYASSSPIPCQRLASMWVPVKHKSSGGSRPKKKVYHRVHELDKVMDLQKKPVLILQLKSIIQSQKHQSLLLRDLEKEVGFVQKWNFMAVIEKYPSVFYVGGGNRTPPFVTLTEKAEKVAAEEASAKDLMEPNLVKNLKKLLMLSVDCRVPLENIEFIESELGLPNDFKKSLIPKYPEFFSVKDVSGRDYLHLENWDSSLAVTAREEHLVGEGISAACGFGKKVRISKDGNFQGPHAFRVNFPAGFRPNTSYLEQLERWQKTEFPSPYLNARRFDIADPKARKRVVAVLHELLSLTMQKRMTSAQLEAFHAEYFLPSKLVLCLIKHPGIFYITNKGARSTVFLKEAYDGLNLMSKCPLLSFHDKFVALSGRRETNPCNVMHSS; encoded by the coding sequence ATGCATTGGAGAACCACGGTACCGCGCTTTCATCAGCTTTTCAAAACCTCTCATCTGTGCAAAACAGAAGCATACGCATCGTCTTCTCCAATCCCATGTCAGAGATTAGCGTCTATGTGGGTCCCAGTGAAGCACAAATCCAGCGGAGGGAGTAGACCCAAGAAGAAAGTATACCACAGAGTCCACGAACTCGACAAAGTCATGGACTTGCAGAAAAAGCCCGTCTTGATTTTACAGCTGAAATCCATTATCCAGTCGCAGAAACACCAATCTCTCCTTCTCAGGGACCTCGAGAAAGAAGTTGGGTTTGTTCAGAAGTGGAACTTCATGGCCGTCATAGAAAAATACCCTTCAGTATTCTACGTTGGCGGCGGCAACAGAACGCCCCCTTTTGTTACACTCACTGAAAAAGCTGAGAAAGTTGCTGCTGAAGAAGCTTCAGCTAAGGATTTGATGGAACCCAATTTGGTTAAAAACTTGAAGAAGCTGTTGATGTTGTCAGTTGACTGCCGGGTTCCTCTCGAAAACATTGAATTCATCGAATCCGAATTGGGTTTGCCAAATGATTTCAAGAAATCATTGATTCCGAAGTATCCTGAATTCTTTTCGGTTAAAGATGTCAGTGGCAGAGATTATCTGCATTTGGAGAATTGGGATTCTTCACTAGCAGTGACAGCTCGTGAGGAACATTTGGTTGGTGAAGGAATTTCCGCTGCTTGTGGATTCGGGAAGAAGGTTAGGATATCGAAGGATGGTAATTTTCAAGGTCCACATGCATTTCGAGTGAATTTTCCTGCTGGTTTTAGGCCAAACACTAGTTATCTTGAGCAACTTGAAAGGTGGCAGAAAACGGAATTCCCTTCTCCATATTTGAATGCCAGGAGATTTGACATTGCTGATCCCAAAGCGAGGAAGCGAGTGGTGGCGGTGCTTCATGAGCTCCTCAGCTTGACAATGCAGAAGAGGATGACATCTGCTCAACTGGAAGCATTTCATGCAGAGTATTTCTTACCCTCTAAATTGGTCCTTTGTCTGATAAAGCATCCTGGTATCTTTTACATAACTAATAAAGGTGCAAGGAGCACTGTTTTTCTTAAAGAAGCTTATGATGGGTTGAATTTGATGAGCAAATGTCCCCTGTTATCATTTCACGATAAATTTGTAGCGCTTAGCGGTAGAAGAGAGACCAATCCATGTAATGTGATGCATTCTTCATAG